The Leifsonia williamsii genome includes a region encoding these proteins:
- the qcrB gene encoding cytochrome bc1 complex cytochrome b subunit, translating into MSTTAAAPAATTTASKGGFTAAAANYLEDRTSISGAVKEFGRKIFPDHWSFLLGEVALYSFIVILLSGTFLTFFFQASMAEVVYHGSYVPLKGIQMSAAMESTLNISFEVRGGLLVRQIHHWAALLFVAAIGLHMLRIFFTGAFRKPRELNWVIGFVLFILAMAEGFTGYSLPDDLLSGNGLRIIDGLIKGLPVVGTWISFLLFGGEFPGTAIVGRLYTLHILLLPALVVAFIALHLMFVVIHKHTQYAAPGRTQGNVVGYPVLPVYAAKAGGFFFIVFGVVVLMASLFTINPIWNYGPYDPSPVSAGTQPDWYIGFADGALRLVPPGWEFVWLNRTWSFNIIVPVAILGLFIVTVMIYPFIEAWITGDKREHHILDRPRNAATRTAIGAAGVTFYAVFWAAASSDLIATHFKLTMEGVIHTLQALLFLGPLIAFVVTRRVCLALQKKDRSIALHGYESGRIVKLPGGEFIEVHEQLSDYERWRLVSFEAYEPLMLRPNKRGKITVGNRMRAGLSRWFFEDRILPPTRGELESGHGHH; encoded by the coding sequence TTGAGCACCACAGCCGCCGCACCCGCGGCAACCACGACGGCCTCGAAGGGCGGGTTCACGGCAGCGGCCGCGAACTACCTCGAGGACCGCACCAGCATCTCGGGCGCCGTCAAGGAGTTCGGACGCAAGATCTTCCCCGACCACTGGTCGTTCCTGCTGGGTGAGGTGGCGCTCTACAGCTTCATCGTCATCCTGCTCTCCGGCACCTTCCTGACGTTCTTCTTCCAGGCGTCGATGGCCGAGGTCGTGTACCACGGCTCGTACGTGCCGCTGAAGGGCATCCAGATGTCGGCGGCCATGGAGTCGACGCTCAACATCTCGTTCGAGGTGCGCGGCGGCCTCCTGGTCCGGCAGATCCACCACTGGGCGGCGCTGCTGTTCGTGGCGGCCATCGGCCTCCACATGCTCCGCATCTTCTTCACCGGCGCGTTCCGCAAGCCGCGCGAGCTCAACTGGGTGATCGGCTTCGTCCTGTTCATCCTCGCGATGGCCGAGGGCTTCACCGGCTACTCGCTGCCGGACGACCTGCTCTCGGGCAACGGCCTCCGCATCATCGACGGCCTGATCAAGGGCCTGCCGGTGGTCGGCACGTGGATCTCGTTCCTCCTCTTCGGCGGCGAGTTCCCGGGCACCGCGATCGTCGGCCGCCTGTACACGCTGCACATCCTTCTGCTCCCCGCGCTCGTGGTCGCGTTCATCGCGCTGCACCTGATGTTCGTGGTCATCCACAAGCACACGCAGTATGCGGCGCCGGGCCGGACGCAGGGCAACGTCGTCGGCTACCCCGTCCTCCCGGTGTACGCGGCGAAGGCCGGCGGCTTCTTCTTCATCGTGTTCGGTGTCGTCGTCCTGATGGCGTCGCTGTTCACGATCAACCCGATCTGGAACTACGGACCGTACGACCCCTCCCCGGTGTCGGCCGGTACCCAGCCCGACTGGTACATCGGCTTCGCGGACGGCGCACTGCGTCTCGTTCCGCCGGGCTGGGAGTTCGTCTGGCTGAACCGGACGTGGTCGTTCAACATCATCGTCCCGGTCGCGATCCTCGGCCTGTTCATCGTCACGGTGATGATCTACCCGTTCATCGAGGCGTGGATCACGGGCGACAAGCGCGAGCACCACATCCTGGACCGTCCGCGCAACGCGGCGACCCGTACGGCCATCGGCGCCGCCGGCGTCACGTTCTACGCGGTCTTCTGGGCGGCGGCGAGCTCGGACCTGATCGCGACGCACTTCAAGCTGACGATGGAGGGTGTCATCCACACCCTGCAGGCCCTGCTGTTCCTCGGCCCGCTGATCGCCTTCGTGGTGACGCGCCGCGTCTGCCTCGCGCTGCAGAAGAAGGACCGCTCCATCGCCCTCCACGGCTACGAGTCGGGCCGCATCGTGAAGCTCCCCGGCGGCGAGTTCATCGAGGTGCACGAGCAGCTCAGCGACTACGAGCGCTGGCGCCTGGTCAGCTTCGAGGCCTACGAGCCGCTGATGCTGCGCCCGAACAAGCGCGGCAAGATCACCGTGGGCAACCGGATGCGCGCGGGTCTCTCGCGCTGGTTCTTCGAGGACCGCATCCTGCCCCCGACCAGGGGCGAGCTCGAGTCGGGACACGGTCACCACTGA
- a CDS encoding methyltransferase domain-containing protein, with amino-acid sequence MPALPADRLSRLASWLRCPVCGEDLSPVDRLTLGCENGHRHDVNKRGYVSLLGGGSKLAGDTAEMLDARDAVLESGVYSPIAEAVAARAVAAHAETPVERVLDAGAGTGYYLRSTLTALPDADGLAMDLSPAAVARAARPSGAAEGRIDGLVADTWRPLPIRSALCDVVLDVFAPRNLPEFHRVLRPGGSLIVVVPRADHLAELRAAGTMLDVPGDKAEELIAASAPLYALQTREHVAADLHLTTEVRAALIAMGPSAHHAASRAAEDAASITATELPDTTHLSVDVLHLSARP; translated from the coding sequence ATGCCCGCGCTCCCTGCCGATCGCCTGAGCCGTCTCGCCTCCTGGCTGCGCTGTCCGGTGTGCGGGGAGGACCTCTCCCCCGTCGACCGGCTGACGCTGGGCTGCGAGAACGGCCACCGCCACGACGTCAACAAACGCGGGTACGTCTCGCTGCTCGGCGGCGGCTCGAAGCTGGCGGGCGACACGGCCGAGATGCTGGATGCGCGCGACGCCGTGCTGGAGAGCGGCGTCTACTCCCCCATCGCCGAGGCGGTCGCCGCGCGCGCGGTCGCTGCCCACGCGGAGACGCCGGTCGAGCGGGTTCTCGATGCGGGAGCCGGCACCGGCTACTACCTGCGGTCGACGCTGACCGCCCTCCCGGATGCCGACGGCCTGGCCATGGACCTCTCCCCCGCCGCCGTCGCACGCGCGGCGCGCCCGTCCGGTGCTGCCGAGGGACGGATCGATGGCCTGGTCGCCGACACCTGGCGCCCGCTCCCGATCCGGTCGGCCCTCTGCGACGTCGTTCTCGATGTGTTCGCCCCGCGCAATCTGCCCGAGTTCCACCGCGTCCTGCGCCCCGGAGGGTCTCTCATCGTCGTCGTTCCCCGCGCAGACCACCTGGCCGAGCTGCGTGCGGCAGGCACGATGCTCGACGTACCCGGCGACAAGGCGGAGGAGCTGATCGCCGCCTCAGCGCCGCTGTACGCCCTCCAGACGCGCGAACACGTCGCGGCCGACCTGCACCTCACTACCGAGGTGCGCGCTGCCCTGATCGCGATGGGACCCTCCGCCCACCACGCCGCCTCACGCGCCGCCGAGGACGCCGCGAGCATCACCGCCACGGAACTCCCGGACACCACGCACCTCTCCGTCGACGTGCTGCACCTGAGCGCGCGTCCCTGA
- a CDS encoding phage holin family protein, which yields MSSLMAQYELTERRRRRVAGLVVLAIVAGLGAWLTVPYGIVLILAGQWPGWMLVAVGAIALLGCAAAIVAAIRMRRPVAPQSRPGKPNPGFDEPVPSQDPVPGYSWGGSSFIGSP from the coding sequence ATGAGCTCACTCATGGCGCAGTACGAGCTCACCGAGCGCCGTCGGCGACGCGTCGCCGGGCTCGTCGTGCTGGCGATCGTGGCCGGCCTCGGAGCCTGGCTCACGGTGCCGTACGGGATCGTCCTCATCCTCGCGGGTCAGTGGCCCGGCTGGATGCTGGTCGCGGTGGGAGCCATCGCTCTCCTCGGCTGCGCGGCCGCGATCGTCGCCGCCATCCGGATGCGCCGGCCTGTGGCGCCGCAGAGCCGGCCCGGCAAGCCGAACCCCGGCTTCGACGAGCCGGTCCCCTCCCAGGACCCGGTACCGGGCTACTCCTGGGGCGGTTCCTCCTTCATCGGTTCCCCCTGA
- a CDS encoding cytochrome c oxidase subunit 4, which yields MRANAILFWILSAFFILSAIVYTIWNLLDPFHQRVEWVGTVALVLSAVLAAFLAFYVGRSHASQGGELPEDRLDANIDDGDPELGHFSPWSWWPVSLAFGAGLVILGLAVGFWICFIGVAFSLICIVGWVYEYYRGYFAR from the coding sequence ATGAGAGCAAATGCCATCCTCTTCTGGATCCTGTCGGCCTTCTTCATCCTCTCCGCGATCGTCTACACGATCTGGAACCTGCTCGACCCGTTCCACCAGCGTGTGGAGTGGGTGGGCACGGTCGCCCTCGTCCTGAGCGCGGTGCTCGCGGCCTTCCTGGCGTTCTACGTCGGCCGCTCGCACGCGTCACAGGGCGGCGAGCTGCCCGAGGACCGTCTCGACGCCAACATCGACGACGGCGACCCGGAGCTCGGGCACTTCAGCCCGTGGAGCTGGTGGCCGGTGTCCCTCGCCTTCGGCGCTGGTCTCGTGATCCTCGGCCTCGCCGTCGGATTCTGGATCTGCTTCATCGGCGTCGCCTTCAGCCTGATCTGCATCGTCGGCTGGGTCTACGAGTACTACCGCGGCTACTTCGCCCGCTGA
- the ctaD gene encoding aa3-type cytochrome oxidase subunit I, whose amino-acid sequence MTTTAPAPGATAAPTPRPTILSANGVERKGNILVNYITSTDHKTIGYMYLVSSFVYFLIGGVMALIIRAQLFEPGLQVVATKEQYNQLFTMHGTIMLLMFATPLFAGFANVLMPLQIGAPDVAFPRLNALAYWFYSFGSLIAVAGFLTPQGAASFGWFAYTPLSSTTFSPGIGGNLWVLGLGLSGFGTILGGVNFITTIITMRAPGMTMFRMPIFTWNTLVTSILVLMAFPVLAAAMFALAADRVFDAHIYDPANGGALLWQHLFWFFGHPEVYIIALPFFGIVSEIFPVFSRKPIFGYKTLIYATIAIAALSVTVWAHHMYVTGGVLLPWFSLMTMLIAVPTGVKIFNWVGTMWRGSLTFESPMLWSIGFLITFTFGGLTGVILASPPLDFHVSDTYFVVAHFHYVVFGTVVFAMFAGFYFWWPKWTGKMLNDRLGKWHFWLLFIGFHTTFLVQHWLGVVGMPRRYATYLPSDGFTWMNQISSIGAGILAISMIPFFVNVYLTARNAPKVTVNDPWGYGRSLEWATSCPPPRHNFTSIPRIRSESPAFDLNHPEAGIPVGVGGAKDAPDAPVLDVANDEVK is encoded by the coding sequence ATGACGACGACTGCACCGGCACCCGGCGCGACCGCGGCGCCCACGCCGAGGCCCACGATCCTCTCCGCCAACGGAGTGGAGCGCAAGGGCAACATCCTCGTGAACTACATCACGTCGACGGACCACAAGACGATCGGGTACATGTACCTCGTCTCGTCGTTCGTCTACTTCCTCATCGGTGGCGTGATGGCCCTCATCATCCGGGCCCAGCTGTTCGAGCCGGGCCTGCAGGTGGTGGCCACCAAGGAGCAGTACAACCAGCTGTTCACCATGCACGGCACGATCATGCTGCTGATGTTCGCGACGCCGCTCTTCGCCGGCTTCGCCAATGTGCTCATGCCGCTGCAGATCGGCGCCCCCGACGTCGCCTTCCCGCGACTGAACGCGCTGGCGTACTGGTTCTACTCCTTCGGCTCGCTGATCGCGGTGGCCGGCTTCCTCACCCCGCAGGGCGCCGCGTCCTTCGGCTGGTTCGCCTACACACCGCTGTCGAGCACGACGTTCTCGCCAGGCATCGGCGGTAACCTCTGGGTGCTCGGCCTCGGCCTGTCGGGCTTCGGCACCATCCTCGGTGGCGTGAACTTCATCACCACGATCATCACGATGCGCGCACCGGGCATGACCATGTTCCGCATGCCGATCTTCACCTGGAACACCCTGGTGACCTCGATCCTCGTGCTGATGGCCTTCCCGGTACTCGCCGCCGCGATGTTCGCGCTGGCCGCCGACCGCGTCTTCGACGCCCACATCTACGACCCGGCCAACGGCGGTGCGCTGCTCTGGCAGCACCTGTTCTGGTTCTTCGGCCATCCCGAGGTGTACATCATCGCGCTGCCGTTCTTCGGCATCGTCTCCGAGATCTTCCCGGTGTTCAGCCGCAAGCCGATCTTCGGGTACAAGACGCTGATCTACGCGACGATCGCGATCGCCGCCCTGTCCGTGACGGTGTGGGCTCACCACATGTACGTCACCGGCGGCGTCCTCCTGCCGTGGTTCTCGCTGATGACGATGCTGATCGCCGTCCCGACCGGTGTGAAGATCTTCAACTGGGTCGGCACGATGTGGCGGGGCTCGCTCACCTTCGAGTCGCCCATGCTGTGGTCGATCGGCTTCCTGATCACGTTCACCTTCGGTGGTCTGACGGGCGTCATCCTGGCCTCGCCGCCGCTCGACTTCCACGTGTCCGACACGTACTTCGTCGTGGCGCACTTCCACTACGTCGTCTTCGGAACCGTCGTGTTCGCGATGTTCGCCGGCTTCTACTTCTGGTGGCCGAAGTGGACGGGCAAGATGCTCAACGACCGTCTGGGCAAGTGGCACTTCTGGCTGCTGTTCATCGGCTTCCACACGACCTTCCTCGTGCAGCACTGGCTGGGCGTCGTCGGCATGCCGCGTCGGTACGCGACCTACCTGCCCTCCGACGGCTTCACCTGGATGAACCAGATCTCGTCCATCGGCGCCGGCATCCTCGCGATCTCGATGATCCCGTTCTTCGTGAACGTGTACCTGACGGCCCGCAACGCGCCCAAGGTCACGGTCAACGACCCGTGGGGCTACGGCCGCTCGCTCGAGTGGGCGACCAGCTGCCCGCCGCCGCGGCACAACTTCACGTCGATCCCGCGCATCCGTTCGGAGTCGCCGGCGTTCGACCTGAACCACCCGGAGGCCGGGATCCCGGTCGGCGTCGGTGGAGCCAAGGACGCCCCGGACGCCCCGGTGCTCGATGTCGCGAACGACGAGGTGAAGTAA
- the ctaC gene encoding aa3-type cytochrome oxidase subunit II yields the protein MRHNRRLRWAAIPIAATLVIVLAGCTQAQLHGFLPGFVEGEQPVTNHTERISGLWVTSWIVLLIVGLIVWGLILWAVIVYRRRKGQTGLPVQLRYNMPIEIFYTIVPLILVLGFFAFTARDQAEIETPYKNPDLKIQVYAKQWAWDFNYVDDNVYDPGVQVQPDDNSATPGSVQEGEIPTLYLPENKTIQIQLDSRDVIHSFWVPAMLYKKDVIPGKTNYMYFETTGRTGTFVGKCAELCGEYHSAMLFNVKIVSQDEYDAHIQSLRDRGYEGQLGSEYDRNSNLPGTGAPKGDE from the coding sequence GTGCGTCACAATCGCCGTCTTCGATGGGCAGCCATCCCGATCGCAGCGACACTCGTCATCGTGCTCGCGGGATGCACCCAGGCCCAGCTGCACGGATTCCTGCCCGGCTTCGTGGAGGGCGAGCAGCCCGTCACCAACCACACCGAGCGGATCAGCGGCCTCTGGGTGACCAGCTGGATCGTCCTGCTGATCGTCGGCCTCATCGTCTGGGGCCTGATCCTGTGGGCGGTCATCGTCTACCGCCGCCGCAAGGGGCAGACCGGCCTCCCGGTCCAGCTGCGGTACAACATGCCGATCGAGATCTTCTACACGATCGTGCCGCTGATCCTGGTGCTCGGCTTCTTCGCCTTCACCGCGCGCGACCAGGCCGAGATCGAGACGCCGTACAAGAACCCGGACCTCAAGATCCAGGTCTACGCCAAGCAGTGGGCGTGGGACTTCAACTACGTGGACGACAACGTCTACGACCCGGGCGTGCAGGTGCAGCCGGACGACAACAGCGCCACCCCCGGCTCGGTGCAGGAGGGCGAGATCCCGACCCTGTACCTCCCCGAGAACAAGACGATCCAGATCCAGCTGGACTCGCGCGACGTGATCCACTCCTTCTGGGTGCCGGCGATGCTCTACAAGAAGGACGTCATCCCGGGCAAGACCAACTACATGTACTTCGAGACGACGGGCCGCACCGGCACCTTCGTCGGCAAGTGCGCCGAGCTCTGCGGTGAGTACCACTCGGCGATGCTCTTCAACGTGAAGATCGTGTCGCAGGACGAGTACGACGCCCACATCCAGAGCCTGCGCGACCGAGGCTACGAGGGCCAGCTGGGCTCCGAGTACGACCGCAACAGCAACCTGCCTGGCACGGGCGCCCCCAAGGGCGACGAGTGA
- the erpA gene encoding iron-sulfur cluster insertion protein ErpA, which produces MTDTTLTATKAHGVGLTDAAAGKVRSLLEQEGRDDLRLRVAVQPGGCSGLIYQLYFDERMLDGDATVDFDGVEVIVDKMSVPYLDGATIDFEDTIQKQGFTIDNPNATGSCACGDSFH; this is translated from the coding sequence ATGACCGACACAACGCTCACCGCGACCAAGGCCCACGGCGTCGGCCTGACCGACGCCGCAGCAGGCAAGGTCAGGAGCCTGCTCGAGCAGGAGGGCCGCGACGACCTGCGTCTCCGCGTCGCCGTGCAGCCCGGCGGCTGCTCCGGCCTGATCTACCAGCTGTACTTCGACGAGCGCATGCTCGACGGCGACGCCACCGTCGACTTCGACGGCGTCGAGGTCATCGTCGACAAGATGAGCGTGCCCTACCTGGACGGCGCGACGATCGACTTCGAGGACACGATCCAGAAGCAGGGCTTCACGATCGACAACCCCAACGCGACGGGCTCGTGCGCCTGTGGGGACTCGTTCCACTGA
- a CDS encoding dipeptidase has protein sequence MTDSQPTPVTDQSDTEVRVREALEAGLPAAFADLSRLVRIPSVSWAAYDPEHVRESAEAVAALFEATGAFESVTVKQAPIRGSELGQPAVLATRAAKNGRPTVLLYAHHDVQPQGDAANWETAPFEPTVRGDRLYGRGAADDKAGVMAHVAAVRALVEALGTDFDLGLAVFIEGEEEFGSRSFANFLAENKEALAADVIIVADSDNVDTETPGLTVSLRGNVTFKLTVSTLAHASHSGMYGGAAPDAMLAAMKLLATLHDDDGSVAVDGFLSYDSGQEPPELSEEQFRTDAALLEGVTPIGTGPILSRMWDKPTVTITGIDAPSVANASNTLLPSVAVRVSARVAPGQPAADAYAALERHLRAHAPFGAHIEISDVDLGDPFLVDTTGWAAVEAKHAMADAWGTEAVETGIGGSIPFIADLVREFPEAQILVTGVEDPDTRAHSPNESLHLGVFKRAALTEALLLARLDGRAS, from the coding sequence ATGACAGACTCGCAGCCGACTCCCGTCACCGATCAGAGCGACACCGAGGTCCGCGTCAGGGAAGCGCTGGAGGCGGGCCTGCCCGCCGCCTTCGCCGACCTGTCCCGGCTGGTCCGCATCCCCTCCGTCTCCTGGGCGGCCTACGACCCGGAGCACGTGCGTGAGAGCGCGGAGGCGGTCGCCGCGCTGTTCGAGGCGACCGGCGCCTTCGAGAGCGTGACCGTGAAGCAGGCGCCGATCCGCGGCTCCGAGCTGGGTCAGCCCGCCGTGCTCGCCACCCGTGCCGCGAAGAACGGCCGCCCGACCGTCCTCCTCTATGCGCACCACGACGTGCAGCCGCAGGGCGACGCGGCGAACTGGGAGACCGCACCGTTCGAGCCCACCGTCCGTGGCGACCGGCTGTACGGCCGCGGCGCCGCCGACGACAAGGCGGGCGTCATGGCGCATGTCGCCGCCGTCCGGGCGCTCGTGGAGGCGCTGGGCACCGACTTCGACCTCGGCCTCGCGGTGTTCATCGAGGGGGAGGAGGAGTTCGGCTCCCGCTCCTTCGCGAACTTCCTCGCGGAGAACAAGGAGGCGCTGGCCGCCGACGTCATCATCGTCGCCGACTCCGACAACGTCGACACCGAGACCCCCGGCCTCACCGTCTCCCTGCGGGGCAACGTCACCTTCAAGCTGACCGTCTCCACCCTCGCGCACGCCTCCCACTCGGGGATGTACGGCGGCGCCGCTCCCGACGCCATGCTCGCCGCGATGAAGCTGCTCGCGACGCTGCACGACGACGACGGCTCCGTCGCGGTCGACGGCTTCCTCTCCTACGACAGCGGCCAGGAGCCGCCGGAGCTGAGCGAGGAGCAGTTCCGTACCGACGCCGCCCTGCTCGAGGGCGTGACGCCGATCGGCACCGGCCCGATCCTGTCCCGGATGTGGGACAAGCCCACCGTGACCATCACCGGCATCGACGCACCCAGCGTCGCCAACGCCTCCAACACGCTGCTGCCGAGCGTGGCCGTCCGCGTCAGCGCGCGCGTCGCACCCGGTCAGCCGGCCGCGGACGCGTACGCGGCGCTGGAGCGGCACCTCCGCGCGCACGCCCCGTTCGGCGCGCACATCGAGATCAGCGACGTCGACCTCGGCGACCCGTTCCTCGTGGACACGACCGGCTGGGCGGCCGTCGAGGCCAAGCACGCCATGGCCGACGCGTGGGGCACGGAGGCGGTCGAGACCGGCATCGGCGGCTCCATCCCGTTCATCGCCGACCTCGTCCGCGAGTTCCCGGAGGCGCAGATCCTCGTGACCGGCGTGGAGGACCCCGACACGCGCGCGCACAGCCCGAACGAGTCGCTCCACCTCGGGGTGTTCAAGCGCGCCGCGCTGACCGAGGCGCTGCTGCTCGCGCGCCTCGACGGCCGCGCGAGCTGA
- a CDS encoding DUF3043 domain-containing protein, with the protein MAKRQNPETEAQTPVAETPEETAERLRQGKNAPTPSRREQEAARKRPLVPNDRKEAARQARVKTQEAREKARVGMANGDERYLTQRDRGPQRRYVRDYVDARFSIGEFLIPVMLVVIVLSFLPWAFLQVWALFALWGFFLIAVIDCIILGFIVTRRIGDKFGKTKVERGLRWYAAMRALQLRVMRLPKPQVKRGQYPS; encoded by the coding sequence TTGGCGAAACGACAGAACCCGGAGACCGAGGCGCAGACGCCCGTCGCCGAGACCCCAGAAGAAACGGCCGAGCGGCTCAGGCAGGGCAAGAACGCCCCGACGCCGAGCCGCCGTGAGCAGGAGGCCGCCCGCAAGCGGCCGCTCGTGCCGAACGACCGCAAGGAGGCGGCCCGTCAGGCGCGGGTGAAGACGCAGGAGGCCCGCGAGAAGGCCCGCGTCGGCATGGCGAACGGCGACGAGCGCTACCTGACCCAGCGCGACCGCGGCCCGCAGCGCCGCTACGTGCGCGACTATGTCGACGCCCGGTTCTCCATCGGCGAGTTCCTGATCCCCGTGATGCTCGTCGTCATCGTGCTCAGCTTCCTGCCGTGGGCGTTCCTGCAGGTGTGGGCGCTGTTCGCGCTGTGGGGCTTCTTCCTCATCGCGGTCATCGACTGCATCATCCTCGGCTTCATCGTGACGCGCCGCATCGGCGACAAGTTCGGCAAGACCAAGGTCGAGCGCGGGCTGCGCTGGTACGCGGCCATGCGCGCGCTGCAGCTGCGCGTCATGCGCCTGCCGAAGCCGCAGGTCAAGCGCGGCCAGTACCCGAGCTGA
- a CDS encoding ribonuclease HI family protein, which translates to MTIVAAADGSALGNPGPAGWAWYVDDDRWSAGGWPHGTNNQGELMAVIDLLESTAHVDDDLRILCDSQYVINAVTKWMAGWKRKGWRKADGAPVLNRELLERLDRALHGRSYTFEWVKGHAGHELNEAADQRARAVATAYQKGDPIPIGPGWPNAAEEAALGRGSSAAAPAPAPAPTGTDDAALEFDLFDGLPPEEIGRPESEEALVARLERELLEPAVRSDASRLAELLHPDFEEIGRSGRLWGRDALIQALGDERPSAVGIEVLGTERVADGVILLTARTSDDRGDSLRSSLWVRTGSRWRLRFHQGTPEA; encoded by the coding sequence GTGACGATCGTCGCTGCCGCCGACGGCTCCGCCCTCGGCAATCCCGGCCCGGCCGGCTGGGCCTGGTACGTCGACGACGACCGTTGGTCGGCCGGAGGCTGGCCGCACGGCACCAACAATCAGGGCGAGCTCATGGCGGTCATCGACCTCCTCGAGTCCACCGCGCACGTCGACGACGACCTGCGCATCCTGTGCGACAGCCAGTACGTCATCAACGCCGTCACCAAGTGGATGGCGGGCTGGAAGCGCAAGGGCTGGCGCAAGGCCGACGGCGCCCCCGTGCTCAACCGCGAGCTGCTGGAGCGGCTCGACCGCGCCCTCCACGGCCGCAGCTACACGTTCGAATGGGTGAAGGGGCACGCCGGCCACGAGCTGAACGAGGCCGCCGACCAGCGCGCCCGCGCCGTCGCGACCGCGTACCAGAAGGGCGACCCGATCCCGATCGGACCCGGCTGGCCGAACGCTGCCGAGGAGGCTGCCCTGGGCCGCGGCTCATCGGCCGCTGCTCCGGCGCCTGCGCCTGCTCCGACCGGCACGGACGACGCCGCGCTCGAGTTCGACCTCTTCGACGGCCTCCCTCCCGAGGAGATCGGCCGCCCGGAGTCCGAGGAGGCGCTCGTCGCGCGGCTGGAGCGGGAGCTGCTCGAGCCCGCGGTGCGCAGCGACGCGTCGCGGCTCGCCGAGCTGCTCCACCCCGACTTCGAGGAGATCGGGCGCAGCGGACGACTCTGGGGGCGCGACGCGCTGATCCAGGCCCTCGGCGACGAGCGGCCTTCCGCCGTCGGGATCGAGGTCCTCGGCACGGAGCGCGTGGCCGACGGGGTCATCCTGCTCACGGCCCGCACGAGCGACGACCGCGGCGACAGCCTCCGCAGCTCCCTCTGGGTGCGGACCGGGTCGCGTTGGCGCCTACGCTTCCACCAGGGGACGCCGGAGGCGTAG
- a CDS encoding quinone-dependent dihydroorotate dehydrogenase, whose translation MYRALFTHVLSKLDPEQAHHLAFVVIRALPAVGLGGVVRRFTAPDPSLAVEALGLRFDSPFGVAAGFDKDGEGVLGLGALGFGHVEVGTLTARPQPGNDKPRLFRLIPDRAVINRMGFNNHGAGAAANRLLRVRRARRRPVLGVNIGKSRVVAVEDATADYLTSARALAPVADYLVVNVSSPNTPGLRGLQELDLLAPLLTAVKEVACDTPLLVKIAPDLTDEQVAKIAGLAVDLGLAGIIATNTTIARDGLRTDPAVVDAAGAGGLSGAPLAARSLEVLRLIRANVPAELCVISVGGVETAEDVQERLDAGATLVQGYTAFLYRGPLWARQINRGLLRLRRPLVEA comes from the coding sequence ATGTATCGCGCACTCTTCACCCACGTCCTGTCCAAGCTCGACCCCGAGCAGGCGCACCATCTCGCGTTCGTCGTGATCCGGGCGCTGCCGGCTGTCGGCCTCGGGGGAGTGGTGCGCCGCTTCACCGCGCCCGACCCGTCGCTGGCGGTGGAGGCGCTCGGGCTGCGGTTCGACTCGCCGTTCGGCGTCGCGGCCGGCTTCGACAAGGACGGCGAAGGGGTGCTGGGCCTCGGCGCTCTGGGATTCGGCCATGTGGAGGTCGGCACGCTGACCGCGCGCCCGCAGCCGGGCAACGACAAGCCTCGGCTGTTCCGCCTGATCCCGGATCGTGCGGTGATCAACCGGATGGGCTTCAACAACCACGGTGCGGGCGCCGCGGCGAACCGCCTGCTGCGGGTCCGCCGCGCGCGGCGCCGCCCTGTGCTCGGCGTGAACATCGGCAAGAGCCGCGTGGTCGCCGTCGAGGACGCGACCGCCGACTACCTGACCAGCGCCCGCGCGCTCGCTCCGGTGGCCGACTACCTCGTCGTCAATGTCAGCTCGCCGAACACGCCCGGGCTGCGCGGGCTGCAGGAGCTCGACCTCCTCGCCCCGCTGCTGACGGCCGTGAAGGAGGTGGCGTGCGACACCCCGCTGCTGGTGAAGATCGCGCCCGACCTCACCGACGAGCAGGTCGCGAAGATCGCGGGCCTCGCCGTCGACCTGGGCCTCGCCGGCATCATCGCGACCAACACGACCATCGCGCGCGACGGACTCCGCACCGACCCGGCCGTCGTCGACGCAGCCGGCGCTGGAGGGCTCTCCGGCGCACCGCTCGCCGCCCGCTCGCTGGAGGTCCTGCGCCTGATCCGCGCCAACGTGCCCGCCGAGCTGTGCGTCATCTCGGTCGGGGGCGTGGAGACCGCAGAAGACGTGCAGGAGCGACTCGACGCCGGAGCGACCCTGGTCCAGGGCTACACGGCGTTCCTCTACCGCGGTCCGCTGTGGGCGCGGCAGATCAACCGCGGCCTGCTACGCCTCCGGCGTCCCCTGGTGGAAGCGTAG